One region of Pygocentrus nattereri isolate fPygNat1 chromosome 14, fPygNat1.pri, whole genome shotgun sequence genomic DNA includes:
- the zgc:195001 gene encoding stonustoxin subunit beta, giving the protein MSAMPSGTASTNGVMPEQKKSGRKTSKAAIPAEELPTYVPDIPEPTTRAELMKYWMSLSLDDRTAQKLLWLSEGGTKVSRMSEEACPVLDRPERYEHSPQVLCKEGLLGHRGYWEVDYEGWVVIGVVSESAGRKVKDGPCGLGENDLSWGVGWAGSCYHIWHDGKNVEIQGSLSTTIGIYLDQPAGILCFYVVEKTEGGAKEVRLLHQFKTTFKERVFPGFWVGCKSYCMIPKKDQ; this is encoded by the exons atGAGTGCAATGCCCAGCGGCACAGCCAGTACCAACGGAGTCATGCCCGAGCAGAAGAAGTCAg GAAGAAAAACCTCAAAGGCAGCAATTCCTGCTG AGGAGCTTCCTACATATGTGCCCGACATTCCTGAGCCCACCACCAGGGCAGAGCTGATGAAAT ACTGGATGTCTCTCTCCCTGGATGACAGAACTGCTCAGAAGCTGCTGTGGCTTTCTGAGGGGGGTACCAAAGTGTCCCGCATGTCAGAGGAGGCGTGTCCTGTTCTGGACAGACCTGAAAGATATGAACACTCCCCACAG GTTCTGTGTAAGGAGGGTCTGCTGGGCCACCGTGGGTACTGGGAGGTGGACTATGAGGGCTGGGTGGTGATCGGGGTGGTGAGCGAGAGCGCAGGGAGAAAGGTTAAGGACGGCCCCTGCGGCCTGGGAGAGAACGACTTGTCATGGGGAGTCGGCTGGGCGGGCTCTTGCTACCACATCTGGCATGATGGGAAGAATGTGGAGATCCAAGGAAGCCTCTCCACCACCATCGGCATCTACCTGGACCAGCCGGCCGGCATACTGTGTTTCTACGTGGTGGAGAAAACAGAGGGAGGGGCCAAAGAGGTCCGGCTGCTGCACCAGTTCAAAACCACCTTCAAGGAAAGGGTGTTCCCGGGCTTCTGGGTCGGCTGCAAGTCCTACTGCATGATCCCGAAGAAGGATCAGTAA